GGACTCCGACGCCCACCCGAGGAAGGGAGCTGCATGAAGGTCGTCAGCTACAACCTGCGCAAGAACCGGGCCGTCACCGAGATCGGTGCGCTGGCAGAGGATCACGAGATCGACGTGCTCTGCCTGCAAGAGGCGGAGGCGATCGCCCTCCCCGCGCACCTCGGCCACATGAGACTCGTGCACGCCACCGAGCGCAACCGGCTCGGCCTCGCGATGTATGTGCGCGAGGAGCGGTTCTTCGCCCGATCGGCCCACACCTTCCAGCTCAAGAAGTCGCTGCACGACCGGCTGCTCGCGCCCGCCCACGAGCGGCTGCTCGGCGCGCGCCTGCACGACGCCGAGATGAGCCGCGACTTCGTCGTCGCGTCGTTCCACGCCGCCCCGCTCACCGCTCTCAACTCGCTGCGCAGGCACCAGATCCACGCCGCCCTCGGCGAGCTTCGCGCGCTCGGCCCGGGCCTGCCGGCGCTCATGGTGGGCGACTACAACTACCCCGTCTTCAAGGGGCGCCTCGACACCGAGATGCGCGACCACGGCTACGAGCTGAGCCTCAGCGACAAGCGCACCTACACGCGCTACAAGATGTTCCGCGGCCACTTCGACTTCGCGACCTCCTCGGGCATCGACATCTCGAGCGTGCGCACCCTGAACCGCGGCCTCTCCGACCACCTGCCGATCATGGTGTCGGCCTCGCTGCGTGAGGACTCGCTGGTGCCCGTGCCCGCGTAGGCTCCCGCCCCGCGGGCTGAGGCCCGCCCTCCCGCCCTCCCGCCCTCCCGCTCTCTCTCAATCGGCCCGACTTCCTCCCATCAAGAGCCGGCGGAACCCCGCGCTTCAGTGGACGAAGTCGGGCGGATTCCGTCGAGGGAGTTATCCACAGCTACGGCGTGCCGGTCAGAGCCGAGCTCGGCGCCTGTGGATAGCGAGCGTCGGCCTCTCGCCGCCGCCTAACGTCGTCGTATGAAGCCGCTCCAGCAGATCCGTCTTCCCTTCGACCAGGGCCCTGCCGTGCCGGTCGCCGCGCTGCTCGAGGGCGGGGTTCCGAGATGGCGCCTGTATCGCGGTGATACGAAGCGAGTCTTCCGCGGGATCCTGGTGGAAGGACACGCGGACCCTGCACTGCTCGAGACGCGTATCGCGGGAGCGCGTGCCCTCATGCGCCCGGGCCGGTTCCTCTCCCGCGCGACTGCCGCGCTGGCGTATGACATTCCGCTGCTGCGCGAGCCCCGCGACCTCGAGGTCGGTGCGGTGCGGCCGATGAAACCCCCGGAGCGGCGTGGAATCCGCGGTCACCAGGTGCGCGCCGGTGCCCTGCTCGAGACGCCGCTGGAGCCTCTCTGGCTGCCCTCACCGGCCGAGGTCTGGGCGCTGCTCGCGGGCGCGTACCCGCTGGAGCAGCTGATCATGGCCGGCGATTTCCTCATCTCCGGCAGGGACCGCTGGGCCGAGCCGCTCTGCAGCATCGAAGAGCTGACGGCGACGGCCCGCCGTTTCGGCGGGTGCAGCGGGTCGGCCAAGCTCGTCGCAGCCCTGCCGAGGCTGCGCACCGGAGTGGAGTCGCCCGCCGAGTCGCTCACGCGGCTGCTCATCGAGAACGCGGGGCTGCCGACCCCGCAGACCTGTTGCAGCGTGCCGGTCGACGGGCGGGTGCTCCACGCCGACCTCGGATATCCCGAGTGGAAGACGCGATCGAGTACGACGGCGTCTATCACCAGCAGGGCGGCGTCGAGTAGCGGCGCCTCGACAACTCCCGCCGAGAGGCGATGATCGATGCCGGGTGGCGGGTGCTCACGGTGACGGCGCTGGACCTGCGCGACCCCTCCGCCTTTCTGCGCAGACTGGGGAAGGCCATCGCGGCGGCCCGCGCGGTGCGCGGCGTCTGACCTGCCGGCGAGCTCTGCCGGTCGCCTCCCGCCGCCTCGGTGGTCACGATCGGTCCGACTGCGTCTCATGAACACCGCCCGAATCGGGCTTCGTCATGGGACGAAGGTGGGCCGATCCATCGGCGGGAGCGGGAGCGGGGGCGCGGGAGAGCGTGGGGAGACGGGAGGCGCGGGCGGGATCGGTGAGCGGGAGCGGCGGCCCGGCGCGCGGGCGGGATCGGTGAGCGGGAGCGGCGGCCCGGTGCGCGGGCGGGATCGGTGAGCGGGAGCGGCGGCCCGGCCTGCGGAGCGCCCGCGGTCGACTCCGTTGACTTCGCACAGCGGCGCGGTTATGGTGGCGGCAATGGGTCTCCGAACCCGGTGGCCCGCTCGACGGAGAGGCCGAATGCTCCTGCTCGGCATCTGAGTTCCGAGGGGGTCCGGTTGCCCAGTTACTCGTACCGATGCTCGGAGGGGTGCCGCTTCGACGCCCTCTACTCGATGGCCGAGGTGCCCCGGGAGACCGACTGCCGCGTGTGCGGCGCCCGGGCGCGACGCTCGGTGACGGCGCCGCATCTCTCACGCAGCGGCACTTCGGCGTTCCAGCTCATGGAGCGGTCTGCGAAGAGCGCCTCCGAGCCCGAGATCGTGAGCGGTGTGCCCCCGTCGGCTTCGCGCCGCGCCCAGTCCACGACTCGTCACCCGCTGCACGCGAAGCTGCCGCGTCCCTGATCCGAGTCCTCGAAGACCGTTACATCCGAACACCCGGCGGCAGCGCAGCCGTCACCACAGAAACGGAGACCGCCATGCCAGAGCACATCTTCAGACTGGACTCGAGTAAACGCTTCGTCGATCAGGAGAAACTCGGTCACAACCGGTGGCACCCCGAGATCCCTCCGGTCGCGACCGTCAAGCCGGGCGACAGCTTCCGGGTCGACTGCCGCGAGTGGTTCGACGGGGCGATCAAGAACGACGACTCCGCGCAGGACATCCTCGAGGCGCCTCTGCTGACGGTGCACACGCTGAGCGGGCCGTTCCGCGTCGAGGGGGCGAAACCGGGGGATCTGCTCATCGTCGACATCCTCGACGTCGGCCCAATCCCGCAGGAGGATTCGGGGCCGCTCGCGGGCCAGGGCTGGGGCTACACGGGCATCTTCTCGCGCAACAACGGAGGCGGCTTCCTCACCGAGCAGTTCCCCGACGCGTACAAGGCGGTCTGGGATTTCGCGGGCCAGACCGCGACCTCCCGGCACGTTCCCGGGGTCTCGTTCACCGGCATCATCCACCCGGGCCTCATGGGGACCGCGCCCTCGGCAGAACTGCTCCGCACGTGGAACGCGCGCGAGGCGGCCCTGATCGCGACGGATCCGGATCGCGTGCCGCCGCTCGCTCTGCCGCCTGAAGCGGAGCACGCGATTCTCGGCGGGCTCGACCGCGGCGAGTGGGCGCGCGTCGGATCGGAGGCGGCGCGCACCGCCCCTCCCCGCGAGAACGGCGGCAACCAGGACATCAAGAACTTCACGAAGGGCTCTCGCGTCTTCTACCCGGTCTTCGTCGACGGGGCGAACCTGTCGGTGGGCGACCTGCACTTCTCGCAGGGCGACGGCGAGATCACGTTCTGCGGGGCGATCGAGATGGGCGGTTTCATCGATCTGCGCGTCGACATCATCCCGGGCGGCATGGAGACGTACGGGGTGAGCGAGAACGCGATCTTCATGCCGGGCAACGTCGAGCCGAACTACAGCCACTGGCTCGCGTTCTCGGGTACCTCGGTGACGCTCGACGGCGAGCAGAGATACCTCGACTCGCATCTCTCGTATCAGCGAGCGTGCCTGCACGCGATCGACTACCTCACCAAGTTCGGCTACAGCCCCGAGCAGGCCTACCTGCTGCTCGGCGCCGCGCCGATCGAGGGGCGCCTCTCGGGTGTGGTCGACATCCCGAATTCCTGCTCGACGGTGTACCTGCCCGTCGAGATCTTCGACTTCGACGTGCGCCCCTCGGCGTCGGGGCCGACGCAGATCGATCCCGGGATCGGCGCGCCCGTCGCGGCGAACCGGTAGCGCGGGGTTCGCAATCGGCCCGACTTCGTCCCACCAACGCCCCGGTTTTGAGCGGGGATGGTGAGACCAAGTCGGGCCGATTCGTGGGCGCTCAGCAGCTGGCGAGGTGTGTCGAGACATCGGCGACCGAGTCGAGCAGCGCCGTGAAGGGCTGCCCCTCGAAGGCCGCTCGGTCGAGCTTGCCCGACAGTACGCCGATCGTGACCGCCGCACCGGCATTCGCGCCTGCCTGCACGTCGACGGCGGTATCGCCGGCCACGAGCACCTCCGAGACCGCGAGGGTGCCGGTGCGCTCCATGGCCCGGTGGATCATGTAGGGCGCGGGGCGGCCGGCGGCGACCTCGTCGCCGCAGACGAGCGCGTCGACGGCCGTCCCCGGGGCACGCTCGCCGCCGTCCGCGCCGACGGCCCAGCCGAGCTGGTCGAGGATGCCCTCGGCCACATCGCGCGAGAACCCGGTCGTGAGCGCGACCTGCACGCCGGAAGCGCGCAGGTCGGCGATCGCCTCGGGCACTCCGGCGATCGGGGTCGGGGTCTGGGCGGTGTAGAGCTCGTCGAGGATCGCGCGGAAGCGTTCGAAGGCGACATCGACCTTGTCGGCGGGCTGCGTGGGATCGCCGCCGCCGAGTTCGATGAGGGCGGTGATGGCGGCGCGCTTCTCGGTGCCCATCCACGCCTGCAGGTCGGCGGGGGAGACCGACGCCCCGGTCTCCTCGACCGCGATGCGCAGCGCGTCGTAGACGGCGCCGCCGTCGTCGATGGTGGTGCCGGCCATGTCGAAGACGGCGAGAGTGATCATGCGGGTTCTCCTAGGGGTGGGGTCGCGGGGGAGTTGCGACGCGCCGCCTCGCGGGTGACGGCGCGGGGCGATGCGACTGCCGCTGCGCGGGTGAGCGGAACGGAGGGGTGACGCGGGGTGCGGCGATACGCGGATCAGCCGGCGCGCTCGAAGAGGTCGACGCCGGTGCTGCCGGCCTGGCGCGTGAGCGGGGTGCGGTGCTCGGCGCTGTTCTCGACCACGAAGGTGGCCATCGCCGGCAGGTAGCGGTCGTCGGCGGTCTCGATGACGGTGCCGAACTCGTCGTAGGCGAGACGGCGCACGCGCAGCAGCGGTGCGCCCGGACTCACGTGGAGCTGCTCGACCTCGAGCGGGTGGGCCGCGATGGCGTCGATCACGTGGCGGGCGCGCACCGGCACGACACCCGCGGCGCACAGCGTCTGGTAGATGCTGCCGTGGTCGAGGTCGGCCGAGATGAGGTGCCTGCCGATCTCGTAGGGGAAGAGGGAGCGCTCGAGCATGGCGGGTTTGTCGTCGAGCAGCCGCAGCCGGATGATCTCGACGACGGGGGTGTCGGGCTCGAGCTGCAGCTCGCGCGCGATGTCCTCGGTGGCGGGGCGCCGGCTCGCCTCGATGACGCGCTGGCCCGGGGCGAGCCCGAGCTCGCGAGCCCACTCGGTGAACGACATGAAGGTGTCGAACGACTGCGCCGGGGCGGTGCGCTGCACGCGGGGCGGCGCGCCGCGGCGCCCGATGATCATGCCCTCGGCGCGCAGCGCCGCGAGCGCCTGGCGCACGGGGCCGCGCGAGGTGCCGAACTCGGCGACGAGGGACTTCTCGCTGGGCACGCGGTCGCCGGGCTGCCAGACGCCGGTGCGGATGCGGTGCACCATCTCGGCGTACAGCTTGGCGTGGAGCGGTGAGCTGTCGGTCATGCGGTCAGTCTACAAGTTGTCTGTACTAGTCGAAATGCTCGCCGGTGGCCGTCAGGTGAACGAATCGTGACGATCTCCCACCTGCCGGTTGCGCATCGTGAACGCTTCAAGAACACCCCTCCGGAAAGTTGTCATGATTACTTTTCAGGCTTCACCATCGAATGCATGACCCCCTCCACCCATGCCCCGCACGTCGTGATCGTCGGCGCCGGCATCGTCGGCCTCGGCCACGCCGTCGCCGCGCTCGACGCCGGCCACCGCGTGACGGTGCTCGAGCAGGACGCCTCGGCCGTGCTGGCCAGCGTGCGCAACTTCGGCTACGTCTGCACGTCGGCGCAGGCCGGCGAACTCGGAGAGCTCGCACTCGAGGCGAACCCGCTCTGGCTCTCGCTCGTCGAGCGCGCAGGGGTGGAGGCGCGCCGCTCGGGCACGCTCGCGGTGGCCCGTTCGGCCGCGGAGGAGGCGGTGCTGCAGGAGTTCATCGCCGAGCGAGCCCCCGAAGGGGCGCGGCTCGTGACCGGTGCCGAAGCCGGTGAGCTGCTGCGGATCCCGGATCCCGCCCATCTGCGCGCGGGTGCGCTGCTGCCCGCCGATCTCACCGCCGACCCCCGCACCGCGGTCGCCCGGATCGCCGCCTGGGTTCACGCGCACGAGCGGGGCGAGGTGCGCTTCTCGACGACCGTGCGCGGGGCGCGCGGGGGATCGGTCGAGACCAGCCGCGGCCGCATCGAGGCCGACCACGTGGTGGTCGCGGCCGGGCATCTCGTCGGCCGCCTCTTCCCCGAACTGGCCGAGCGCCACCGCGTGCGGCAGTGCGCGCTGCAGATGGTGCGCGTGCGCGCCCCGCGAGCGATGGGCCGCGGCCCCGCCGTGCTCACCGGCACGTCGATGCTGCGCTACGGCGCGTTCGCGGGCTCCTCCGCCGAAGCGCTGCGCGCCGAGATCCTCGCCTCCCGGCCCGAACTGCTCGAGATCGACGCCAACGTCATGTTCACCCAGCAGGCCGACGGCACCCTGCTCGTCGGCGACTCGCACGCCGCGCACGACGCCGCCCCGCCCTTCCTCGACGAGCGCTGGACGCAACTGCTGCTCGACGAGACGGCCGCCCTGCTCGCCGCTCCGCGCCTCGACGTGCTCGAACGCTGGCAGGGCCTCTACGCCACGAGCGACGAGCAGGACATCCTTCGCGCCGCCCCGACCCCCGGCGTCTCCGTGGTCACCGTGACCACCGGCGTCGGCATGACCGTGGGCCTCGCCCTCGGCGCCCGCACCATCGCATCCCTCTGACCCCATCCCACCGACCTCTGTCACCCAAGGAGAATCGTGAAGAAGACCACCATCCTCGCCGCTTCCGCGGTCGCACTGCTGGGCCTCGGCCTCGCCGCGTGCTCGTCCCAGGCCGACGCGGCCGCGGGCGAGGCCTCGGCCACATGCCCCGACGGCAAGATCCGCTTCGGCATCCTCCCCTACGAAGATCCCGAGTCGCTCGAGCCGGCCTACCAGGTGCTCGCCGAGGCGCTCTCCGAGAAGCTCGACTGCCCCGTCGAGGTGAGCATCACCGAGGACTACGCCGCCGAGGTGCTCGCCATGGAGAACGATCAGCTCGAGATCGCCCAGTTCGGCCCGCTCGGCTTCGTGTTCGCCAACGAGCGCGCCGGCGCAACCGCGATGGTCTCCTTCGGCGACGCCGAAGGCGCACCCACCACCTACACCGGCGGCATCTGGGTGCCGAAGGATTCGCCGGTGCAGTCGCTCGAGGACCTGAAGGGCAAGACGCTCGCGCTCGGCAGCCCCGGATCGACGTCGGGCGACGCCCTGCCGATGTCAGCGATCGTCGACGCCGGTCTCGAGGACGACGTGCAGTGGGACTACGCGGGCGGCCACCCCGAGGCGCTGCTCGCCCTCGTGAACGGCACCGTCGACGCCGCGCAGATCAACTCGCAGACGCTCGCGACCGCGCTCTCCGAGGGCACCTTCGACGAGTCGCAGTTCCGGCAGATCTGGGAGTCGGATCCGATCCCGAACGACCCGATCACCGTTCGCGACAACCTGCCCGAGGAGTTCAAGACCGCCGTCAAGGAGGCCCTGCTGAGCCTCGACGCCGCCGACGTCGAGAAGGTCAGCGCATTCCTCGGCGTCGACCCCGCGGGCCCGCTGATCGAGGTCACGAACGAGACCTACCAGCCGCTGTTCGACCTCGCCGACACCATGGGCCTCACCGAGGCCGACGTCTGATGAGCGCCGTCACCGTGCTCGGAACCCCCGCCTCGGCGCAGCCGGGCGGCACCGCCGAGGTGCTGCTCGACGTGCAGGCCATCTTCAAGAGCTTCGGCGATCGCGTCGTGCTCAAGGACATGAGCATGCGCGTGCACGCGGGAGAGGTGGTCGCGTTCCTCGGAGCCAACGGCTCGGGCAAATCGACCACGCTGCGCGCGGTGAACGGCCTCATCGAGGCGGACTCCGGCGACATCACGATCGCCGGGGTCCGCCTGAGCGAGGCGAGCCCCCAGCGACGCGCCGAGGCGCGACGCACCGCCGCCACCGTCTTCCAGAAGATCCATCTGGTGCAGCGCCGCACGGTGCTGCAGAACGTGTGCGCCGGCGGTTTCTCGAGGCTGCCCGGGTGGCGCTCGCTGCCACCGCTCTTCCCGCGCGAGCTGAGGGAGGAGGCCATGGCCTGCCTCGACCGCGTGGGGCTCGCGGATCGCGCCCACGACCGCGCCGGAAGCCTCCCCGGCGGCCAGCAGCAGCGGGTGGCGATCGCGCGTGCGCTCTGCCAGCGGCCGCGCATGATCCTCGCCGACGAACCCGTCTCGGCGCTCGACCCCAAGGCGGCCGACGACGTGATGAACCTGCTGCACGATCTCGCCGTCGAGGAGGGCCTCGGCGTCGCCGCGGTGCTGCACCAGCCCCACCTGGCGCGCACGTACGCGCATCGGGTGATCGGCCTGCGCGACGGCGCCCTCGTCTTCGACGCCCCCACCGCCGACATCGACGACGTCGAACTGGCCTCGCTGTACCTCTGAGGAATGCACCCGTGACTGAAACGCTCACCCCCGCCGCCCGAGAGCGCCGCTCCGAAGGGCACCTGCCCGTGCCCCGGGACCCGAGGGCCCCCTACCGCGCCGGCTCCTGGTCCGTCATCATCGCGGCGCTCGTGGTGCTGCACCTGCTCGCCTTCTCGGCCACCGACTTCCACCCCGCGAAGCTCGTCACCGGGGCGCAGGGCATGATGAACTTCCTGTCCGAGGCGATCCCGCCCGACCTCAGCGGGGAGGTGCTGCGGAAGGGCCTCGAAGGCGCGCTCACCACCCTCTGGATCGGCCTGCTCGGCACCACTATCTCGGTGCCCTTCGGGCTGCTGCTCGCCGTGCTCGGCGCGCGCACCACCGCGCCCAACGCCTTCGTCTACCAGATCGCGCGCGGCATCCTCTCGTTCTTCCGCGCCGTGCCCGACATCGTGTTCGCGCTCATCTTCGTGACCGCCGTCGGACTCGGCCCCTTCGCGGGGGTGCTCGCGCTCATCGCCCACAACACGGGGGTGATGGGCAAGCTGTGGTCGGAGGCGATGGAGGACATCGACCCCGGCCCCGAGCAGGCGCTGCGAACCGCAGGAGCCTCCCGCTGGCAGGTGGTCGCGAACGCGACGATCCCCACCGTGCTGCCGCAGCTGACGGGCCTGCTGCTCTACCGCTTCGACGTGAACGTGCGGTCCTCGCTCGTGCTCGGCCTCGTCGGCGCCGGCGGCATCGGCCTGCTCATCAACAAGGCCATCAAGACCTTCCAGTTCGACGAGATGCTCACGTACCTCATCATCATCCTCGTGGTGATCGTGGCGGTCGACCTCGCATCCGGCTGGATCCGCAAGCGGCTGCAGTAACCCCCTGCGGGCGACGGCCCGCGGGGCGCGAGCGGCCGGTCGCCGCGCCGCCCGCTCCCGAGAGAACCGCGCATCCGCACCCCGACGCACCACCACCCCTCCGCAACAGCCCGACGCCCGTACAAGGAGAAACGCCCCTCATGTTGCACAGTTCATTCCGTCGCGCCCCGCGACGCCCCGCCCGCGCGGTCGCCGGAGGAGCGCTGCTCGCGCTCGCCGGAGGCCTGCTCGTCGCGCCAGCCGTCGCCGCCCCCGCCGCGGCCCTCGCGACGCCCTACACCCAGGACTTCGAGACCGCGGGCACCCCGTCGCAGGCCCCCGACGGGTGGTCGGTCGAGAGCGCGAACACCGCCGGCATGCGCGCCGGCTGGGAGGGCTGGACCTTCCACACGCCGGCCGAAGTCGTCTCGGCCTTCGGCAACAGCGGCGACCGCAACGGCTTCGGCAAGGCGCAGGGCCTCGTCGCGGTCGTGCACTCCGACAGCAACCGACCCGCCACCGGCACCTTCGACTCGACGCTGTGGGCCCCCGCCTACGCGGTCGACCCCGGTGCCGCGGCCGTGACCATCAGCTTCGACAGCCACTACAAGCAGGGCCAGGCGCCCCAGGAGGCGAAGCTGCTCGCGAAGATCGACGGCGGCGATCCCGTGCTCGTCGAGCAGTTCGGCACGAACCGCCTCAACCAGACCCACACCTTCGCCGTCGACCTGCCCTCGGGCGCGCAGAACGTGCAGTTCGGCTGGCAGTACCTGAAGAGCACGAACAACTGGTTCTGGATGATCGACAACGTGTCGATCGCGGAGGCCGCCCCGGCCGATCGCACGCCCGCGGTGATCTCCAACACCAAGGCGCCCGTGGCGCCGGGCTCCACGGCGACGGTCGAGGTGGGCGGCCTGCGCCCCGGTCAGCAGCTCGAAGCGTCATTCGGGGGCGGCCCCGTCTCGGGCATCCCCGCGGCCGGCGCCGACGGCGCGGTGTCGTTCGGCGTCGCGATCCCGGCGGATCAGCCGAACGGCACCATTCCGCTCCTGCTCGCCGGTGACGGCGTCGTGCCGGTCGAGACGAGCCTCACCGTGCTGGCGGCACCAGGCGACCTCGGCGCCACCACCGAACCGCAGCTCTGGTTCGACGGGTTCGAAGGCGCCGCCGACGCGTGGCAGGCGGAGGGCGCCTGGCAGTTCACCACCCGCGCCGACGTCGTCGCCTCCCAGGGCACCGACCGCAGGCAGGCGTTCACCCGCGCCTCCGGCACCATCGCGGTCGCCGAAGCCTCGACCCAGCCCTTCGCCGGCGCCCTCACCTCGGCGCCCGTCGAGGTGAGCGCGGGCGCGAAGCTCGAACTGCGCTTCGACAGCCACCTCCGCGTGCGCGGCTCGGGCGGCACCGCCGTCGTCAGCGCCGTCTTCGACACCGGCGAGACGATCGTGCTGCGCACGATGACCGAGAACGAGGAGTCGGCGCAGCCCCGACTGCCCTTCACGGTGCCGGACGGCGCGTCCACCGTGCGATTCGCCCTCTCCTACGAGGCGCCCGCCGGCGGCGGATCCTGGATGCTCGACGATCTCCACCTCGTGCAGCCGCTGCCGCAGCTCCCCGCCGACGCCGAGGCCATCGCCCGCATCGACGTGTTCAGCGACGTGCAGGGCGCCAACGCCCGCCTGCAGAACAACGTGATGCCCGGGTTCGAGCGGCTGCCGGGCGGCCGCGCCGGTGTGCTGCTCTCGAACGGCGACCAGACGAGTCAGGGCACCGAGAGCCAGTACAACAGCTACCTCGCGGCCGTGCAGGGCGGCGGCGGAGCAGAGTACCCGACCGTCGTGTCGACCATCGGCAACCACGAGTTCTACGGGGGCAACGGCTCCGACGTCTACATCCAGCGCTTCCTCG
The genomic region above belongs to Leucobacter muris and contains:
- a CDS encoding TIGR03364 family FAD-dependent oxidoreductase, giving the protein MTPSTHAPHVVIVGAGIVGLGHAVAALDAGHRVTVLEQDASAVLASVRNFGYVCTSAQAGELGELALEANPLWLSLVERAGVEARRSGTLAVARSAAEEAVLQEFIAERAPEGARLVTGAEAGELLRIPDPAHLRAGALLPADLTADPRTAVARIAAWVHAHERGEVRFSTTVRGARGGSVETSRGRIEADHVVVAAGHLVGRLFPELAERHRVRQCALQMVRVRAPRAMGRGPAVLTGTSMLRYGAFAGSSAEALRAEILASRPELLEIDANVMFTQQADGTLLVGDSHAAHDAAPPFLDERWTQLLLDETAALLAAPRLDVLERWQGLYATSDEQDILRAAPTPGVSVVTVTTGVGMTVGLALGARTIASL
- a CDS encoding phosphonate ABC transporter ATP-binding protein — its product is MSAVTVLGTPASAQPGGTAEVLLDVQAIFKSFGDRVVLKDMSMRVHAGEVVAFLGANGSGKSTTLRAVNGLIEADSGDITIAGVRLSEASPQRRAEARRTAATVFQKIHLVQRRTVLQNVCAGGFSRLPGWRSLPPLFPRELREEAMACLDRVGLADRAHDRAGSLPGGQQQRVAIARALCQRPRMILADEPVSALDPKAADDVMNLLHDLAVEEGLGVAAVLHQPHLARTYAHRVIGLRDGALVFDAPTADIDDVELASLYL
- a CDS encoding phosphate/phosphite/phosphonate ABC transporter substrate-binding protein — translated: MKKTTILAASAVALLGLGLAACSSQADAAAGEASATCPDGKIRFGILPYEDPESLEPAYQVLAEALSEKLDCPVEVSITEDYAAEVLAMENDQLEIAQFGPLGFVFANERAGATAMVSFGDAEGAPTTYTGGIWVPKDSPVQSLEDLKGKTLALGSPGSTSGDALPMSAIVDAGLEDDVQWDYAGGHPEALLALVNGTVDAAQINSQTLATALSEGTFDESQFRQIWESDPIPNDPITVRDNLPEEFKTAVKEALLSLDAADVEKVSAFLGVDPAGPLIEVTNETYQPLFDLADTMGLTEADV
- a CDS encoding phosphonatase-like hydrolase — its product is MITLAVFDMAGTTIDDGGAVYDALRIAVEETGASVSPADLQAWMGTEKRAAITALIELGGGDPTQPADKVDVAFERFRAILDELYTAQTPTPIAGVPEAIADLRASGVQVALTTGFSRDVAEGILDQLGWAVGADGGERAPGTAVDALVCGDEVAAGRPAPYMIHRAMERTGTLAVSEVLVAGDTAVDVQAGANAGAAVTIGVLSGKLDRAAFEGQPFTALLDSVADVSTHLASC
- a CDS encoding FmdB family zinc ribbon protein translates to MAEVPRETDCRVCGARARRSVTAPHLSRSGTSAFQLMERSAKSASEPEIVSGVPPSASRRAQSTTRHPLHAKLPRP
- the fmdA gene encoding formamidase; the encoded protein is MPEHIFRLDSSKRFVDQEKLGHNRWHPEIPPVATVKPGDSFRVDCREWFDGAIKNDDSAQDILEAPLLTVHTLSGPFRVEGAKPGDLLIVDILDVGPIPQEDSGPLAGQGWGYTGIFSRNNGGGFLTEQFPDAYKAVWDFAGQTATSRHVPGVSFTGIIHPGLMGTAPSAELLRTWNAREAALIATDPDRVPPLALPPEAEHAILGGLDRGEWARVGSEAARTAPPRENGGNQDIKNFTKGSRVFYPVFVDGANLSVGDLHFSQGDGEITFCGAIEMGGFIDLRVDIIPGGMETYGVSENAIFMPGNVEPNYSHWLAFSGTSVTLDGEQRYLDSHLSYQRACLHAIDYLTKFGYSPEQAYLLLGAAPIEGRLSGVVDIPNSCSTVYLPVEIFDFDVRPSASGPTQIDPGIGAPVAANR
- the phnE gene encoding phosphonate ABC transporter, permease protein PhnE translates to MTETLTPAARERRSEGHLPVPRDPRAPYRAGSWSVIIAALVVLHLLAFSATDFHPAKLVTGAQGMMNFLSEAIPPDLSGEVLRKGLEGALTTLWIGLLGTTISVPFGLLLAVLGARTTAPNAFVYQIARGILSFFRAVPDIVFALIFVTAVGLGPFAGVLALIAHNTGVMGKLWSEAMEDIDPGPEQALRTAGASRWQVVANATIPTVLPQLTGLLLYRFDVNVRSSLVLGLVGAGGIGLLINKAIKTFQFDEMLTYLIIILVVIVAVDLASGWIRKRLQ
- a CDS encoding endonuclease/exonuclease/phosphatase family protein, producing the protein MKVVSYNLRKNRAVTEIGALAEDHEIDVLCLQEAEAIALPAHLGHMRLVHATERNRLGLAMYVREERFFARSAHTFQLKKSLHDRLLAPAHERLLGARLHDAEMSRDFVVASFHAAPLTALNSLRRHQIHAALGELRALGPGLPALMVGDYNYPVFKGRLDTEMRDHGYELSLSDKRTYTRYKMFRGHFDFATSSGIDISSVRTLNRGLSDHLPIMVSASLREDSLVPVPA
- a CDS encoding GntR family transcriptional regulator; this translates as MTDSSPLHAKLYAEMVHRIRTGVWQPGDRVPSEKSLVAEFGTSRGPVRQALAALRAEGMIIGRRGAPPRVQRTAPAQSFDTFMSFTEWARELGLAPGQRVIEASRRPATEDIARELQLEPDTPVVEIIRLRLLDDKPAMLERSLFPYEIGRHLISADLDHGSIYQTLCAAGVVPVRARHVIDAIAAHPLEVEQLHVSPGAPLLRVRRLAYDEFGTVIETADDRYLPAMATFVVENSAEHRTPLTRQAGSTGVDLFERAG